The genomic window CTGTCTTCTATTTAAAAATGTGTCACTTAAATTTTCAATACTATGGACTTTAGAAAAAGTTTTAGCTAAGACTTCTGTCTTCTCTTTATTTGTTATGGCAACTTTCCCTTCCTCTTCAATTACAGGAATCTTCTTATAACTATTAACACCATTCATTTTCCTAATCATTCTCCAAACCACATTCATTCCAGTTTCTCTCCCAATTGTGTTACAGAATTCCTGCCAAGCCTTTCTCTTTGCGCTTTTAATTACCTTCCTTGCAGTAGCCCTTTTTTTCTGATATTCTATTACGGTATCTTGAGATATTACTCTTTTTAAAATCCGGAATGCCTTATTTCTCTCTCTCACTGCCACTGAGCACTCTTCAGACCACCATggcacatttttctttttctttccattACCTGTTATTAATGGTATAGTCTGATTTGCTGCAGAAATTATTCCTCCTACTACCTTATTGTATTTCTCTTCAATATTTCCTTCCAGCTTAATATTTATGAAATTTTCTTCACACAACATATAAAATTCCTCCCAATTTGCCTGCCTAAATCCCCACCTTGCAGATTGACCCATATTTTCCTTTTGAACTGTACTCTGGATCTCACATATTACAGGCCAATGATCGCTGCCCAAGTTATCTTCAAGTACAGTCCAGATACTCTTACCAGCTAAAGCTGCTGACATTATTGTCAGATCCAGACATGACATACCACCTTTTACTATATCCATTCTCGTTGGTTTCCCATCATTCAAGCACACAAGTGAGTTTTCTTCCATAAATTCTTCTATGATTAACCCATTGTTATCTGTATTTTTACTACCCCACAGACCATTATGTGCATTAAAATCCCCACATATGATAACTTTGCCCTGAATATTGCCCATCATTTCTTTTAACATAGCATTACTTATTTCTTTACATGGATTGtagaaatttgcaattctgattccTTCATGTTTTCCCAATACTTCTATGGTTACACATTCTAAACTATTACTTGTGAAAACTCTTTTATATGCTATGCTCTCTTTAATAAATGTTGCACACCCTCCACCTCTTCCAGCTTCTCTGTCTTTCCTTTCCACTACATATCCATCAATCTTAAAATCCAAGGAGCTATTTAACCAGGTCTCCTGAATACACATGATGTCTGGCAGTTTTTCCATTTCTATGATATGTTTTTTAAAACCTTGCCCATTTGATATCAAGCTCCTGGCGTTCCAATGTAGTAGTAGGAAAGACATTATATACCTAAGTATTATTCTGAGTCATATCCAAAGCAGCATTTCCTTCCTTAGCTTTCAAAATCTCATGGACCTCCTCTGCTGTAACACCTGTTAACTTCAGAAATTTATTGGCACACCCAACAATAATCTTTAACTTGTCTGATTTCCTTTCCACTTGCGAGGTACCATTAACCACCGCACAAATAAAAGCCACAAAATCAATTTTGTTCATCACAATATGTTGATCTGGTTTATTTCTCACAGAACTTAcatctttctgaggaaaggattCTGCCATAATTCCTTGCACATTAGTTCTTTTTGTTTCAGCTGCACCTTACGAGTTGCTTCGGCATATGTTAAATgttgtactgtttttattttttgtacttcACGGGCTTCTTGTTGAACCGGGCATCCTGCATATGCTGCACTGTGTCTTCCTCCGcaattgcaacattttatctctGCACCCTCCTCACACTTGCCATAATCGTGTTCTCCTCCGCATTTTGCACAACGCATTTTCCCTTTACAGATACTAGCAGTATGTCCCATGCGTTGACATTTGAAACACCTTAAAGGCGGAGGTACGTACTCTCGCACTGAGAAGCTTACGAATCCTAGCTTTACTCTCATCGGCAGATTATTCCCTTCAAACTGTACCATCACGCTCATGCTTTCACATTTTTTATTGTCTTTCCACATCTGTAGCCTTCTAGAAAAAATGACTGTGCCTCCACTCAGATTACTTTTGATATCATCCATACTTACATTAAGAGGTACTCCCGAAATAACACCTCGAACTTTATTGCCTATTTCTGTGCACGTTATCCGTGCCCCTGCTAGCATTTTCATTGtcattattttttccttctgCTTCTGATCCATGCATTTAATCATTATTCTTCCATTGCTAAGACAAGATACAGCTTTCACTACTCCCATCTCTTTCTCGATTATTTTCGAAAGTTTGACAGGGTGGGCTTGCTGTTCTGTCTGCTTAgtaaacgtaataatcactttgaTTTCTTTTCCTGACATCTCTTTAATAACTTCATTTCTCGCGTGTCTTGTTTGCTCACAATCAGATCCATCACCCAAACtgctcttttttttccttttattgtATCTTACTTCCTGATACTCCATATTTTGACCATTATCGTCATCCGAGGTGTCTCCCCACGCCGCTCCTCCTTCCGCCATCTTTTCTCCGCTCGTCCCCCGCTTCTTTTTCATGAGGTCAGTAaggcttcttcttcttcttttggcGTTTTAATGGAAACGAATTGGTGCATTACCGCCACTAACTGGTATGGAGAGTGCATCAGAATAACATCCCTTTTTATATCCTCTCaattaatttagttattttagatATTGAAAAATAAATCTCTATCAGGTATTCTACCTTGGttcaaaaaaaggggaaatagGGCTTGAAAGAGAAGTCATAAAGGCGGGTCGGCACCGCTGCTCATTTCCAATGTTTTTATAAAGCTGCTAACATTCACGATAaagcatttttaattatatttaatttgaatTTCTGCAGGATTGGTCTTCCATAGACATcagcttaataaataaataaacggaaGTGTTTGACATCAGATAAGAGGATTTGAGTCTGCATATTGGCTATAATGGAAAACtgcactataataatatttctctcAAACTTGAGCGAGTTAACATGTTTGAAGGTGGTTTTTGATAACTTCATTCACATTTAAACTTGGACTTGACATTCCGtaacattatttaaatgttacTTAAACGTTTTGTCACAAACGCCGTGAACCGCTTACCTCAGAATGACTAACATTGGTTGTGACGTCATCACCGAAAGATGAAAATCTACATCAAAAATGCACCGACTATTTTTAGTATAGTAGGAAAACGAATTTATTAAAACTGTTCAACAACAATAAGAGTGAAGATGGCACGCAGAGTCGAACTGCTTTTCTTTATTTCAGATGCTCTCTTTCTGCTAACATGAACACAGAACTTTTACatgttacaaaaaaaagaaagaaaaaatacttTCTTTCATAACTGGGAGAAAAGAAACTAAGAGGATGGAACTACACATGGGaaacatgaacaaaaaaaaatcgcaatataaACTGAACAAAATCCAAAATCATAATCAAAAAATACACTTAAGACCTTCACACATAAAAACACTCGTCTTGAAGATCACTTCTTTCAACTAGTTAGGACAAATTTAAACAGGCAGATTAAACGGCtgctctccagtgtggattctttcatgttttttcacataatttgggcacttgaatctcttgtcgcagtatGAACACTTGTAAGGCTTTTCTTTACTGTGCATTCTCTGGTGCTTTTTCAGTTCAGCACCTCTAACAAAAGTCTTCCCACAATCAAAGCACATATGATCCTTCACACCGTTGTGTCTTTTTTGGTGTAATATCAGTGTGCCTGActgactaaaactctttccacacaataAACAAATGTGAGGCTTCTCCTTGGTAGTATGAACTTTCAGGTGGTCCTTCAGTTCATCTGACCTAAAAAATTTGTTGCCGCACTGATCACAGTTAAATGGTCTTTCTCCAGAATGACGACGCAGGTGTATTTTAAATGTGCTTGTATTTCTGAATttctttccacattgatcacatgtgtgtggcctctctccagtgtggattgtCATGTGTGCCTTAAGAGACATTTTTTGTCTAAAACTcatcccacattgatcacatgtgtgtgGTTTCTCTCccgtgtgaattttcatgtgatcCCTAAGACTTCCTTTTactgtgaaactctttccacactgagggcagatgAAAGATTGTTTGGCTCTTTGTTTCAATACAAATGTACTTTTAGTCTGTGAGTGGCTCAAAGATTCTCCATTTACTTCCATCGGGTCTAAAACAAACGTAAGAAAGTTTTAATCTGGTGTAACAGCAGAAAGtagacaaaaaatgtaaaaatgtaattattttatttatttatatttaataaaatattgttaaattcCTTCAGCTTTCCATGTATTTATCAAATTTCCATTTTGTCTGTCCATTGTTCCAAAGCAacatatattgatttaaatgaaaacagtttgaATTAAGTCTGCAGCATCATTAAAGTATAATCAAGAAGAAACACCAACCtctttgtttttcagcatctCTATGTTCCATTCTGTAAGGTTCTGGATGTTCTTACTGTTCTTTCATAAACTCCATCTTCCTCACTTGTAGACTGATATATTCCAGCATTTATTGGTGGGTTGTTGGGTGGATAATCCAACTATAACGCAAGAataaacaagaaataacaaataaattcagaaataaatgtacagttgaggtcaaaagtttgcagaatctgcaaaatgttaattattttaccaaaataagagggatcatataaaatgcttgttatttttttttttattttgtactgacctgaataagatatttcaaataaaagatgtttacatacagtccacaagagaaaattatatatatattttttaaattacctgttcgaaaagttaacatacacttgagTCTTAATACAAATTATTTGCTTttccagcgtttttgtgtatttgaaccctttccaacaatgtctatgattttgagatccatcttttcacatttaggacaactgagggactcatatgcaactattacagaaggttcaaagcctcattgatgcttcagaaggaaacaataaaatataagtaacattttgcagattctgcgaggtgtatgtaaacttttgacctataATTTTGATAATTTTAATTCGTGACATCCCACTCGAAGCTGTTCACGTCCTCGGACTCGGAATTATGCTTTCCAAAACTATCAACGCCTAAacagggttgtggctagaagggatacgtcTACGACCGGAaaataacaatgaaattaatttttctgCCTGTTAGATTGTGTctttttaacgtctacacctaccccctaaacttagcccttactataataaaaaaaacagtattattgttgtacagtgtgataaaaataacgttagattgatgtgcgcatgcctaGTAGCGAATCATGTCTCCCTTCTAGTCTTTACGTAGGTCAGGTGGTACAGCAGTCATGTGGTACCCTACAAGTCGTAGCTTGACTACCAGTTCACACgttgtaattacaagttctacGAGGACGTGAACgctttttacaagttggaatctcGTAATTACGGGAATTCCGATATGGCGTGAACGCACCTTAACAGTCTGAATTTAACTTGCCACTTTGCTGAATTTTGTTCGTTGGTTTTTAGTTTTgggctgttgttgtttttacatataacattttataaaagACTATAATGGAATAAATGCATTTAAGAGATATTAATCTTGTAAATCAAAACTGATGATCATATGTTTGCCTCAGTCTGAGATGAATAAACCATAATACATCAAAACATTTTGACCAGTTGACAGTGTAGTAAAAGTAATACAGGCACAGCAACATTTAAATCTAAATATAATTTGTCCTAACTTCATAGCAACAACAATTAGATCCCTTTGTTACACGTTTGTATGTGCAGAAACTACAGCGGCCACAAAGCAATATTTTCATGTTTCCGGTGTCAATTTAGTCATATTTACCCACATATTAGAGTCTATAAAAGGACTTTGCAAGAATTTTGTGTCTTGTATGCATTCAAAACGGCGCGCCGCTCCTCACAGGCTCATCAGGAAGTGTCTAGCAATAACGTCTGTATATATTCCAATTTTAATAgtgtaattaaaatatataacgttatatatatatatatatatatatatatatatatatatatatatatatatatatatatttttttttttttttttttttttttttttttttgtctaaataaaccACAAACCTCATTTCACTTCAGAAGACTTGCTTCAGGCTGCGCAGTGACGTCATCGCCGCGAGACGAAATCAGTTTGTAAAAACTTAAATACAAacatacagaaaataaataaattaaaagtacaGTGAGGATTGTCACTTTGCTCGAGCCACATATACCTGAAATGTTTAGCGAACCCTATTAAAGCATCTtagaaataatacattaaatacgAGTCAGTCACTAGAGTGCGCTTTAGACCAGATTAAAAATCTAGTGCATGTCTTTAACACTGTCATGGGTTTAACATTGTTGTTGTTGGTTAAATCAGTAGTCTCCAATAATTTTCATTATAGAAGCAAAATATGAAGTTtaaattcatgtttatttatagCATAAATTGCTTTAATAAAACTATTCTTGAAGACAGATGTGTAGTTAGAGCAAGCCATCAAGACATCAGAACTTTGTCTATTATCCTGCCATTATATTGCATTCAATCAGTAATATCTTGCAAAACAGTATATCTTGCATCTGCATTTGGTAAATAGACTTGAGTCGCTAAAGAACAAGATGATTTAAGCAGCTATGCACACAGATGAAAAACAAGTTCTAATAGTTTGATTTATATATCACACATGACTCGCTTAAATATGCCATAGCCTCCTTTTGTTGATTTGAATCTCACACTTGTTTACTGAGACAACTTTGATGGTTCTTTTCTCAGACACTCATTGTAACTTGTCAGGAAAGATTTGTATGGAAGGTAGCTCATTTTCCACTGGACATTTTCTTTTTCTATGACTGAGTAGAGAAGCTAATTTACTAAAGCTCTTCCCACATGAAGAGCAGtgatacggcttctctccagtgtggcttctctcatgtattttcagagatGCTAACCAACTGAATTTCCtatcacagtgtgaacacttgtaaggtttttctccagtgtgaattctctgaTGCAGTTTCAGTTCTGCGTTTGTAATAAAGGTCTTTCCACATTCAAAGCACATATAGTTTTTCTCACCACTGTGTCTTTTCTGGTGTGATTTTAATGCAGTCAGCTGAGTAAAACCCCTTTCACAcagtgaacacttgtaaggtttctccTTTAAATGAACTTTCCGGTGGGCCTTCAGGCATACTGCCTTAACAAACGTTTTATCGCATTGATCGCAGTTATACCGTCTTTCTCCAGAATGAGAAAGGAGATGTAATCTAAGAGTGCTTGGATGTGtaaaactcattccacactgatcacatgtgtgcggcttctctccagtgtggatcctctcatgtatttttcGATGTCCTGACTGACTGAaactcttgtcgcagtgtgaacacttgtaaggtttttctccagtgtgagttttcTGGTGCTGTTTCAGTTCAGCATCTGTAATGAAGGATTTTTCACAATCAAAGCACATATGATTCTTCACACCGCTGTGTCTTTGCTGGTGTGTTTTTAGAGCGCACATctgactaaaactctttccacacaaagaaCAAACATAAggcttctcctttgtatgaactttcaAGTGGGTCCTCAGGGATCCTACCCTAATAAACTTTTTACCACACCAATCGCAGTTATACGGCCTCTCTCCAGAATGAGAATGCACATGTAATTTAAGAGTGCTGGGATGTGTGAAACTCTGCCCGCATTGATCGCAtgtgtacggcttctctccagtgtggattttcaTGTGATGTTTAAGGGATCCTTTTACTGCGAAACTTgtcccacattgatcacacgtGAAAGGCCTCTCTTTACTATGAAGTCTCATGTGATGTTTCAGACTTTGTTTGTATGAGAGATGTTTTCCACACTGAGAACAGGTAAAAGATTGTTTGCGTTTTCTTTTCAGTGAGGGACTCTCAGACTTTATCACCGGTTTGACATCTTGTTTCTCCTCCGCTTCAGCAAATTCTTCACTCTCGTTGTTTTCTCCTTTTAGGTCTAAAAGGTAAGTAAAAAAGGTTTGATTTTCAGTAAATTATAAAATGAGAAAATCATAAAACAGAAATTTGAAGTAAAAGAACTCTGACATGATAGCAGCAAAACTCATTATTGATCATTTTGCTGCATTTCTTGTACACTGATCTTCCAAttgggtcattccatgtcaaatcaaccaaatttcaaaaacttccccggctcaaattttagattttgctaatatttattctgagaaaagatagacatgtatagtgatgaaagccaaaatattaaatgtcatggatgaaaatttactgagtaatccactattttgtggaAGGAGGTCAAAGTGGCACTTTAGAATTAGAGTcaagtaaaaatgacttcagaaagataaCAGCGTccttatcttatttttacacagagattggtagttacaTAAGTAAAActtgttgactttagcaatctttgttgcattatgtaccaatggtgaccattcaaaaatggggaaacagcacttttcaagtttttcctccaaagtttgcatgtctgtatctcaagaaatattaaatacaccttaatgtccttttagatatcgggtcttaacaaacttcccttttggcatctttatttttaatgccctatgagattcggttccagagatattggaatttcaatatggtcccaggagtaaatcattaaaatgtacacattttcaatagtcaaaaaccaaatgtgggtcaatttaagaaaagaaaaaaccttctctatatgatttagcagcttccatgtgtttttttttctattgtttaaacagcataaattagcagaacaacctttttagtagtacattaaccgtgcaatcactCCTAGCACTCTATACATCCAAATATCACAAGTATGGCCGCACATACTGACCAAATTGAGACGTAGCCTAACTGCAAACCCTCTCTATGATTATTTCTCAAACCTTATTTCACTGACCATTTGTTAACAACCAAAGAAAAAAAGAGGCACCAATATGTACTAATTTCACGGAAAGTGTCCTGTATTTGCTTCTTTAACTGTTATTCCACAGCTCTTATGATTTTTCTAACTACAACCACTAAATCTGACAAACTGCTTGAAAGTTTATAGCACTGGTCtgaaactcaattcctggagggccacagctctgcaccaTTTAACTCCAACCATAATCAAagacacctgatccagctaatcaaggtcttcaggattacagtttttttcagtcgctaacaagcgtttgtccaatctgttgtcacattttcaaaactctaaacacaattagcacagcatcggtcttttatggccataccattcacgcatttcatgtcgttttcacccaatatgcagtcagtgaacacatttccacaatccttacattttcttaacagacaagctatacctcccaacaaaattatggattgtttttgtagtatttacgaatgttagcacacaacatcccacaatagcaaatacAATATtacaaaccttagatacagtataaaaacctctgcttctgcaatgatatcagttcaaaaacaatatcaatatcaaaaatatatctcagctgataataaacaaacaattgaatagctgatttatgttgggtaaattgggccaaccacagcagattccagtctggcttacactcagaggcagtggttatttttttctattacatttacacttatacagtaaaatgaggactttgaggagtgatgttttggaaacagggttggggtcaactcaggaatgaactcaacaattccaattcaaagaaggaaatggaattggaatggaattggaattggaattcaacaacaattacaggaaacagagtttgaattgaattggaattacaggatgtggaattcaattcacggaaattccactgaattccatttattgctgtttctgagcatctatgtgtgattgcatttagagacatacattttaactttatttatgatgctttacaaataccaagtaatgtatgaaatagagttgatcaaatgcaagtaaataaaaatgagaactgtacattatgaattaataattgaatgacagtggtgataagtttctgtatgtactatacattcaatatatgattaccacataatatatgtctgaactcacacaaaaaaatgagtcatgctcattcatgtatttcattcactttttattgcatcgaattatcatttcctgaaatttggcatgtaaaatgatcatgcttaaccaactaaacatacagtactttgtatttcttttatatgtttgttgtctatctgatttacaatatttaatgtattataaactagcaactcaagtggaattttttggaatttatttgatttcaattctgtttcctgacattccaattccaaatccaattccattccaggaaatgaattggaatttaccattcattctcaattcaacatcggagagattagatacagtaattttgtgctttttttttagaccccccccccccccccttttttattTATCTGGGCTTtatgctgttgttatttttatttatttatttattttttgttcagaatgctcttgtgtgtttcatggatattttgttcactgtaagcaatactgtaaaactttttctgttctatcataccatgtttctattgtacctcctgtaataaacagaaaaagaaacttatttgcattttactggaatgcttttgaatgtgaacattactgtacatgtggacatacagttcccaaccaagaaatttagtgtcaaaatggtggattgcatgttttgcatgcaaatacctgtaaaactgaaacataaaagtctatgcagtttttgtaatgtcaacaatagccagtattttgaaacctggtgtactttgattgactgcatgtaccttgtgaagtgaaatcaagtgttattctttgacagaataatttcattttgagtcagatttccagtgttttggtaaagttagtgtgtgcagagaaagatgtattCTATttcgaaatgaagagttagtatatatttaacaaaatgtatttttgagaagaaaattatccatttggccaattatgttttgtaggtgtgagtctgtgttaagagtttagaaaaagtatcttaagtatgggtaagcgcttgttagcgattgaaaaaaactgtaatagaaACTTCAAAGCAAATGAGTTGGAGCTgggtggagctaaactctgcagagctgcagcccttccaggaattgagtttgataCCTCTGGTTTAGCCTTAAAGAAGAATTAATAATAAACACCAACCtctttgttcttcagtatcttcatgttttatTCTGCAGGGTTCGTTCATGTTCTCACTGTTCTTTCTTAAACCATATCTTCTTCACTTTTAGGCTGATGAGCATATTCCAGCATTTATTGATGAACTGTTGTAGGAGAAGCTTCAAAAGGTTTATTCTCGTGTGGTGGGAAGAACATATCTGGTAagattaaacataaataaatctCTGGTTAAATTAATTCGCACATTCACAAACAATCATGTCTTCAGTTAACATAATGTACATTGTTGCCTGCCAAATGCCGTCGGCAAACGCCAGAAAAGATGCACAAGTTGCGCTATATGTTGTTGTAACATTCAGCACTGACGCTCTGGACCTTTACATTGAAGAGCTGTatcggagcttgattcgttttgcctAAACACGTGATCTATGATGTCCGAAGCTTCATCAAAGAACATATACTGACAAGAAGTGAAAGTCAATAGAACGTTCCATTGCAACAGCGCCGCCCAGTAGCAGCCCTATGCTTCCGCCATTTTGGAGTGAAAGCCACTCGGCATTCCACTACCTCCATGCTGTCGCTATGGCAAATATCagctgttttgtttaaaaaaaaaaaaaaaagtactttaaagctaaaatacacaacctgaaccatgagaacatttttaaatatatatatttttttactcctttccgtttatttcttaagaatttttgtattatattaggctacttctgttaattattaaaccataactcgtttgttattaaaatgatttttgtatgttttgtacgtaccctaacctttgttattaatgcaattaaaaaatatgacaacACAAAATAACCCATATTATCAAAAACAAACTTTGTCTTGCATTTATTTTTCGCAAAATCTTTGCTCTAGCATTATAAACGCTGAACTAATAccaatataattaaattaaggaCATGCATCAAAAAATTGGGAATGTTAGACAATAAATATACGACAGGAATATAACAGCTTAACagtaaactgtttttgcagtattatcttatattaatgtccgttaaagcatgactaaaaaaatccaaaattatttaattatttagttatgaAAGACACAGCAATAAATCATGTTCTGTAAGATCATCGATATTTGTAGTGTGATCCATGGGTTTAACACCtacaatataatgtataaatacaatttatatttcagacctataatagtaaataataatagtaatagtaaatgcattaagttgcataaaataaaaatacagcaggctgcctcaaatgtaagggttggattccacaattgataacataaaacatatataataatacaatacaactttTACTGTAGTAGTCATAACATTTACTGATGACTTAATTTGAGAAATTGTCTATTGCACTTCTGAACTGGCTGTGAAAATTTTGGGTGCGTAAGATATGATGAATTCTAATCCGTAAAATAAATCTAACAGTGTAGAGTGACTTTTTAAGGTCACACACTACCTCCCTGCAGTCATTGCGTTCTTTTATTTCCACTTTGACTTCTTTTTCGTTGTCATTCTGTCTGCTTCTGTGCTGTTGTCCAGTTGGAATTTTCACTCCAGAATGGCGGCC from Garra rufa chromosome 7, GarRuf1.0, whole genome shotgun sequence includes these protein-coding regions:
- the LOC141338599 gene encoding uncharacterized protein → MNEPCRIKHEDTEEQRDLKGENNESEEFAEAEEKQDVKPVIKSESPSLKRKRKQSFTCSQCGKHLSYKQSLKHHMRLHSKERPFTCDQCGTSFAVKGSLKHHMKIHTGEKPYTCDQCGQSFTHPSTLKLHVHSHSGERPYNCDWCGKKFIRVGSLRTHLKVHTKEKPYVCSLCGKSFSQMCALKTHQQRHSGVKNHMCFDCEKSFITDAELKQHQKTHTGEKPYKCSHCDKSFSQSGHRKIHERIHTGEKPHTCDQCGMSFTHPSTLRLHLLSHSGERRYNCDQCDKTFVKAVCLKAHRKVHLKEKPYKCSLCERGFTQLTALKSHQKRHSGEKNYMCFECGKTFITNAELKLHQRIHTGEKPYKCSHCDRKFSWLASLKIHERSHTGEKPYHCSSCGKSFSKLASLLSHRKRKCPVENELPSIQIFPDKLQ